From one Lolium rigidum isolate FL_2022 chromosome 4, APGP_CSIRO_Lrig_0.1, whole genome shotgun sequence genomic stretch:
- the LOC124708821 gene encoding asparagine--tRNA ligase, cytoplasmic 1-like, whose translation MADAAAPAPPTAELAAASISSPPPSSDLEPPTTRTRIRAILDAGDSLAGQSVVVGGWVKTGRQQGKGDFAFLEVNDGSCQGNLQVMVDKEVYPLARLTHTGTSVLVEGLLQKPPVEAKQRIELKVKKVIEVGEVDAAAYPLPKTKLNLETLRDFVHLRARTNTIGAVARIRHQLAYATHTFFDKEDFLYIHTPIITTSDCEGAGEMFQVTSLFSQAEKVDKELKENPAPSEADIEAAKLVVKEKGDAVAQLKAAKASKQEITAAVSELTKAKEIVLRLEERSKLKPGIPHKDDGSIAFENDFFKRAAFLTVSGQLQVETYACALSSVYTFGPTFRAENSHTSRHLAEFWMVEPEIAYANLHDDMNYAERYVKYLCKWLLDHCREDMEFMVKHVDKTAIERLELVSSTPFERISYTKAVEILEGTGKKFENKVEWGIDLASEHERYLTEVIFKKPVIVYNYPKGIKAFYMRLNDDQKTVAAMDVLVPKVGELIGGSQREERLDVLTQRILDADLPLEPYEWYLDLRRFGSVKHSGFGLGFERMILFATGLDNIRDVIPFPRYPGRADL comes from the exons atggccgacgccgcgGCACCGGCGCCACCGACGGCCGAgctggccgccgcctccatctcctccccgccgccctcctccgaCCTCGAGCCGCCGACCACCCGCACCCGCATCCGCGCCATCCTGGACGCCGGCGACTCGCTGGCCGGCCAGAGCGTGGTGGTCGGCGGCTGGGTCAAGACCGGCCGCCAGCAGGGCAAGGGCGACTTCGCCTTCCTCGAGGTCAACGACGGCTCCTGCCAGGGCAACCTCCAGGTCATGGTCGACAAGGAGGTCTACCCGCTCGCCCGCCTCACGCACACCGGCACCTCCGTGCTCGTCGAGGGCCTGCTCCAGAAGCCCCCCGTCGAGGCCAAGCAGCGCATCGAGCTGAAGGTCAAGAAGGTCATCGAGGTCGGGGAGGTCGACGCCGCCGCATACCCGCTGCCCAAGACCAAGCTCAACCTCGAGACCCTCAGGGACTTCGTTCACCTCCGCGCACGCACCAACacg ATAGGCGCGGTTGCTCGGATAAGGCATCAGCTTGCATACGCAACCCACACTTTCTTCGATAAAGAGGATTTCTTGTATATCCATACACCCATAATAACCACCAGCGACTGTGAGGGTGCCGGTGAGATGTTCCAAGTCACCTCCTTGTTCAGCCAGGCTGAAAAGGTTGACAAGGAGCTTAAGGAGAACCCTGCACCATCTGAAGCTGATATTGAGGCTGCTAAGCTTGTTGTCAAGGAAAAAGGAGATGCAGTTGCACAACTTAAAGCAGCAAAAGCTAGCAAGCAAGAGATAACTGCTGCTGTTTCGGAGCTTACAAAGGCAAAAGAGATTGTCTTAAGGCTGGAAGAGAGGTCTAAGTTGAAACCTGGAATTCCCCACAAAGATGATGGGTCCATTGCGTTTGAGAATGACTTCTTCAAGCGTGCAGCCTTTCTGACTGTTTCAGGCCAACTTCAGGTTGAGACTTATGCTTGTGCTCTCAGCAGTGTCTATACCTTTGGACCGACATTCCGGGCAGAGAACTCACATACGTCAAGACATTTGGCAGAATTTTGGATGGTTGAACCAGAAATTGCATATGCAAACTTGCAT GATGATATGAACTATGCAGAGAGGTACGTAAAATACCTCTGCAAATGGTTACTCGATCATTGCCGTGAAGACATGGAATTCATGGTGAAACATGTGGACAAGACTGCAATTGAGCGCCTGGAGCTTGTTTCTTCTACACCCTTTGAGCGCATCTCATATACAAAGGCTGTGGAGATCTTAGAAGGTACAGGTAAGAAATTTGAGAACAAGGTTGAATGGGGAATTGATTTAGCGTCTGAGCATGAGAG GTATTTGACTGAGGTGATATTTAAGAAGCCAGTTATTGTTTATAACTACCCGAAAGGAATAAAGGCATTTTACATGAGGCTGAATGATGACCAGAAGACGGTGGCTGCAATGGATGTACTTGTTCccaag GTTGGTGAATTAATTGGTGGAAGCCAAAGGGAGGAGCGTCTTGATGTTCTTACACAAAG AATACTCGACGCAGATCTGCCCTTGGAGCCGTATGAGTGGTACCTGGACCTCAGGCGCTTTGGATCTGTGAAGCACAGCGGGTTTGGCCTTGGCTTTGAGAGGATGATCCTTTTCGCCACTGGTCTCGACAACATCAGAGACGTCATCCCATTCCCTAGATATCCCGGTAGGGCTGATCTTTGA